One part of the Algibacter sp. L1A34 genome encodes these proteins:
- a CDS encoding DUF6168 family protein, which produces MTIKKLIINGFILIAVAVTSFFIHFLVNRSIEINKLIYSYSVNVLMAFGVIILMFFLQNKFKDQLGFVFMAASMIKLIFVFLLFYPNYNAEGDLKRIEFLAFFIPYVICLITECSILSRFLNDLDGSKASK; this is translated from the coding sequence TTGACAATTAAAAAACTCATTATTAACGGCTTCATCCTTATTGCGGTTGCTGTAACTTCGTTTTTTATTCATTTTTTAGTAAATCGGTCTATTGAAATTAATAAACTTATTTATTCTTACAGTGTTAATGTTCTAATGGCTTTTGGTGTTATAATATTAATGTTTTTCCTTCAAAATAAATTTAAAGATCAATTAGGGTTTGTTTTTATGGCAGCAAGTATGATTAAGCTTATTTTCGTTTTTCTTCTTTTTTACCCAAACTATAATGCTGAAGGAGATTTAAAACGAATAGAATTTTTAGCTTTTTTTATACCATATGTAATTTGCCTAATTACCGAATGCTCTATTTTATCAAGGTTCCTCAATGATTTAGATGGTTCTAAAGCGTCAAAATAG
- a CDS encoding AtpZ/AtpI family protein, producing MEIMADNKKQPKKQLKQIATLSGIAIQMGITIYLFVVFGKWLDSSYNPSGKLFLIVFTLAGVAISLYAVLKQINKLDP from the coding sequence ATGGAAATAATGGCGGACAACAAAAAGCAACCCAAAAAACAACTTAAACAAATTGCAACGCTATCAGGGATTGCCATACAAATGGGAATTACCATATATCTATTTGTGGTTTTTGGCAAATGGTTAGATTCGAGTTACAACCCCTCTGGTAAACTTTTTTTAATAGTTTTCACCCTAGCAGGTGTTGCTATATCTTTGTATGCTGTATTAAAACAAATAAATAAATTAGACCCTTGA
- a CDS encoding polymer-forming cytoskeletal protein, translating into MFSDNKKNKKMADATTNQNIIAKGTKIVGDLISEGDFRIDGDVEGNIKTTGKVVVGKSGSIKGSLQGTDAHFEGSFIGKLNLAGTLTLKSTANIEGDVVAGKLAVEPGATFNVSCAMKGYKKDGNNGGQQKATQKTT; encoded by the coding sequence ATGTTTTCAGATAACAAAAAAAACAAAAAAATGGCAGATGCTACTACAAACCAAAATATTATAGCCAAAGGCACCAAAATCGTTGGTGATTTAATTAGCGAAGGCGATTTTAGAATTGATGGCGACGTCGAAGGCAACATTAAAACTACGGGCAAAGTTGTGGTTGGTAAATCTGGATCTATCAAGGGCTCTTTACAAGGTACCGATGCACATTTTGAAGGGTCCTTTATTGGGAAGCTCAATTTAGCTGGAACCTTAACATTAAAATCTACCGCAAACATTGAAGGCGACGTTGTGGCTGGAAAATTAGCCGTTGAACCTGGCGCTACGTTTAATGTGTCATGTGCTATGAAGGGTTACAAAAAAGATGGAAATAATGGCGGACAACAAAAAGCAACCCAAAAAACAACTTAA
- a CDS encoding tetratricopeptide repeat protein, whose product MKTSFKTILFLLIATILIVSCSRKKDKFISRNFHAVTAEFNPLFNGYNALEEGRTSLNDAYFDNYWDLLPIERMQISEEVMLPGQSKNENFSRAEEKAVKAIQKHSMNIRGKEINPQMDEAYLLLGKARYFDQRFVPAIEAFNYILYKYPASDKINQAKVWREKTNMRLDNNELAIKNLKRLLKQEELEGQDLADATSMLAQAYLNTKSIDSAITELEIASNSTKNNDERGRYRFIQGQLYNQLGLKDSANYAFDKVIDLNRRTPRIYMITAYLEKFKNFDFENGNKLEAVELLTELEENRENRPFLDKIYYQIGDFYLNNGSDSLAVAYYNKSLRTNSRDNILKSKDYETLGDMYFDNSEYARAGAYFDSTMSNLKLNSKPFRVIKRKRDNLEDVIYYEAIAKTNDSILHLVNLPEAERLIIFESFISELKIKAEEEKEKTEAAERNSNTGLITTNNNNTIGSRGGLPGQAALFYFYNPTTTSYGKNEFVKVWGNRALEDNWRWSSKSNNITSNNAAGSANDLLALASDEEKFDPQFYISKIPAEEKEIDSISKERNYAYYQLGLIYKEKFKEYQLSKTKFQNLLESDPEERLILPSKYNLYKIYELLGENDEASIAKSEIIKDYPDSRYANILEHPELVSDKDENSPESLYEALYSLHGKQNYAEVISKSEDYIKRFDGEPIVPKLELLKATANGRLNGFEAYKKGINHLSVTYANTNEGKQAQKIINEVLPKIASTDFIEAIDSIPAHYKVVFQFKNSERANIPEFQKTLDSVLKDIKYYKLSSSVDLYSPNTTFVLAHGLKNETVAKTFTQLLTDKNKKKIIKPFFVISSANYQVVQTHKNLESYLTINNQ is encoded by the coding sequence TTGAAAACATCGTTTAAAACTATATTATTCCTTTTAATAGCGACTATTTTAATAGTGAGTTGCTCACGAAAAAAAGACAAATTCATTAGTCGAAATTTCCACGCAGTCACCGCCGAATTCAATCCGCTTTTTAATGGTTACAATGCTTTAGAAGAAGGTAGAACAAGTTTAAACGACGCTTACTTTGATAACTATTGGGATTTGCTACCTATAGAACGTATGCAGATTTCGGAAGAAGTAATGCTGCCTGGCCAATCTAAAAACGAAAACTTTTCTCGTGCCGAAGAAAAAGCAGTTAAAGCCATCCAGAAACACAGCATGAATATTAGGGGTAAAGAAATAAACCCACAAATGGACGAGGCTTACCTCCTACTCGGTAAAGCAAGATATTTCGATCAGCGTTTTGTACCTGCCATAGAAGCTTTCAACTATATTCTTTACAAATACCCTGCGAGCGATAAAATAAACCAAGCTAAAGTGTGGCGTGAAAAAACCAATATGCGTCTGGATAATAACGAGTTGGCTATTAAAAACTTAAAACGCCTTTTAAAACAAGAGGAATTAGAAGGTCAAGATTTAGCCGATGCTACATCCATGTTAGCACAAGCATATTTAAACACAAAATCTATAGATAGTGCAATTACCGAATTAGAAATCGCATCTAACTCAACGAAAAATAACGACGAGCGTGGGCGATACCGTTTTATTCAAGGACAACTTTACAACCAACTCGGCCTAAAAGATAGTGCTAATTATGCTTTCGACAAGGTTATAGATCTTAATCGAAGAACACCAAGGATTTATATGATTACCGCTTATCTCGAAAAATTTAAAAACTTCGATTTCGAAAACGGGAATAAGCTAGAGGCCGTAGAATTACTTACAGAACTTGAGGAGAACCGAGAAAACCGTCCGTTTTTAGATAAAATTTATTATCAAATTGGTGATTTTTATTTAAATAATGGATCAGATTCTTTGGCTGTTGCCTATTACAATAAGTCATTACGCACCAATTCCCGAGATAACATATTAAAATCAAAAGACTACGAAACCCTTGGTGATATGTATTTCGATAATTCGGAATATGCGAGAGCCGGTGCTTATTTCGATAGTACCATGAGTAATTTAAAGCTTAATTCAAAACCTTTTCGAGTTATTAAGCGCAAACGTGATAACTTAGAAGATGTTATTTATTACGAAGCTATCGCTAAAACAAACGATAGCATTTTACACTTAGTTAACTTACCAGAAGCTGAAAGATTAATTATTTTCGAATCCTTTATAAGCGAACTTAAAATTAAAGCAGAAGAAGAAAAGGAAAAAACGGAAGCTGCAGAACGGAATTCTAATACAGGGTTAATTACAACAAATAACAATAATACTATTGGCTCGCGAGGTGGTTTACCCGGCCAGGCTGCACTATTTTATTTCTACAATCCAACCACAACATCTTACGGTAAAAACGAATTTGTTAAAGTTTGGGGCAACCGTGCTTTAGAAGATAATTGGAGATGGTCTAGTAAAAGCAATAACATTACTAGTAATAATGCTGCAGGATCGGCCAACGATTTATTAGCTTTAGCATCAGATGAAGAAAAATTTGATCCGCAGTTTTATATTTCTAAAATTCCTGCAGAAGAAAAAGAAATCGACAGTATTTCTAAAGAAAGGAACTATGCTTATTATCAATTAGGATTAATATATAAAGAGAAATTCAAAGAATATCAGTTATCCAAAACTAAGTTTCAAAACTTACTAGAAAGCGATCCTGAGGAACGATTAATTCTTCCTTCAAAATATAATTTATATAAAATCTATGAGCTTTTAGGTGAAAATGATGAAGCCTCGATTGCAAAATCTGAAATTATTAAAGACTATCCCGACTCTCGCTATGCAAATATTTTAGAGCATCCGGAATTAGTTTCTGATAAAGATGAAAACAGCCCAGAAAGCTTATATGAAGCTTTATATAGCTTGCATGGAAAGCAAAACTATGCAGAAGTTATTTCTAAAAGTGAAGACTATATAAAACGCTTTGATGGCGAACCTATTGTTCCGAAGTTAGAACTTTTAAAAGCAACTGCAAACGGGCGTCTAAATGGTTTTGAGGCTTACAAAAAAGGCATCAATCATTTATCTGTAACTTATGCCAACACTAACGAAGGTAAACAAGCCCAAAAGATAATAAATGAAGTGCTTCCAAAAATTGCAAGCACCGATTTTATTGAAGCTATAGATAGTATTCCAGCACATTACAAAGTAGTTTTTCAGTTTAAAAATTCGGAACGAGCAAATATTCCAGAATTTCAAAAAACACTGGATTCTGTTTTAAAAGATATTAAATATTATAAATTATCATCATCTGTAGATTTATACAGTCCCAATACGACCTTTGTTTTAGCTCATGGATTAAAAAATGAAACCGTAGCTAAAACATTTACTCAATTATTAACCGATAAAAACAAAAAGAAGATTATTAAACCTTTCTTCGTAATTTCATCGGCGAATTATCAAGTTGTTCAAACTCATAAAAATCTAGAATCTTACTTAACTATAAATAATCAATAA